The following are encoded together in the Lathyrus oleraceus cultivar Zhongwan6 chromosome 3, CAAS_Psat_ZW6_1.0, whole genome shotgun sequence genome:
- the LOC127132336 gene encoding uncharacterized protein LOC127132336, which produces MRYLYDKLMGPRGLEQRFSFLNPMKTNLTEMIRKPDEVRTYVVERFMADTDREKLFFLPFNTGDGGHWLLVAINPFKEIVYYLDSLHKDWTTYPAMKTIVDTIIQTVRAQRKIQVPKRKANNITWNRVECPRQRNNIDCGYYTLRFMKETLLMDRTDIPSDYFDEYRCAYYSKDQLDEIKEELCQFIIELQVL; this is translated from the exons ATGAG GTATTTATATGACAAATTGATGGGTCCGCGTGGGTTGGAGCAAAGATTCTCATTCTTAAATCCCATGAAAACGAACTTAACCGAAATGATAAGAAAACCAGATGAAGTCAGGACGTATGTAGTCGAGCGCTTTATGGCCGACACAGATAGAGAAAAGTTGTTCTTTTTACCGTTTAATACCGGCGACGG tggacattggttgttggTCGCGATAAATCCTTTTAAAGAAATTGTGTATTATTTGGATTCTTTACACAAGGATTGGACAACATACCCTGCTATGAAGACGATAGTTGACAC CattatacaaactgttcgagcACAAAGAAAAATTCAAGTACCAAAGAGAAAAGCCAATAACATTACATGGAATAGAGTGGAG TGTCCTCGACAGCGTAATAATATAGATTGTGGATATTACACGTTGAGGTTTATGAAAGAAACTCTTCTTATGGATCGAACAGATATTCCATCTGAT tactttgatgaatatAGATGTGCTTATTACTCAAAAGATCAGTTGGATGAAATTAAAGaggaattgtgtcaattcattatcGAGCTACAGGTTTTGTGA
- the LOC127129516 gene encoding uncharacterized protein LOC127129516 — translation MHVINENRLSPRFRSQWYTLFFDSDNFFPDFTVAVLLQKTCFHSEFGRIEFIFESFGPFVGYHMASNEDHPHGDETVGGAEREIKRGITVMKKVIRDRDRGVLIKVHWNEGGQLIEPNGSTLTSFIGALVRNEVPITCDNWRNKQLNEAKDKIWSEIKRCFDIEENRRDHCLKLAGKLLRGFRTFLSTTFLRDTEGTFVDAELPSKYASLISPKEWETFKSKRKTQEFKSVSETNRQRASSPAYPYRKGRVGYGRLEQSILTKENSSETSLPAHVLWKEARVGKDGKIKEDVQQIFEKCETLSQSIVPYEDTDCRSILSRALDVPEYSGRVRGKGFGITQKSLNIKKQKTPSNKELQQTLEALKAEVLELRKERERDRAAGFKDTSDKDSINCNFQPTIPEGISPCHLYLARPTYRMVGKGKVHNNLGELLHTKPLPTGSLKVSVDIALEKDALLPHPDDVSDATLLGDAIGSFVAWPTDLIIVGYETPTKSKAKDKGIAREIESVASQKEIPVAKKTEISKRTGAKKKNPSKYRACLHTYLETTDISDGCVRLIPMDGAIFGFEYAEPLGKEDFDQILYHT, via the exons ATGCATGTGATTAATGAAAATAGACTTTCTCCACGATTCCGGAGCCAATGGTATACTTTGTTTTTCGATTCGGACAACTTTTTCCCTGATTTTACTGTTGCTGTACTGTTACAAAAAACATGCTTCCACTCGGAATTTGGACGAATCGAGTTCATTTTTGAGTCCTTTGGCCCGTTTGTAGGCTACCAT ATGGCTAGTAACGAGGATCACCCACATGGTGATGAGACCGTTGGTGGTGCGGAAAGGGAAATTAAACGTGGAATAACGGTTATGAAGAAAGTTATTCGAGATAGAGATCGAGGCGTTTTAATAAAAGTGCATTGGAACGAAGGTGgacaactaattgagcctaacggttcaacATTGACAAGTTTTATTGGTGCATTGGTAAGGAATGAAGTTCCAATTACTTGTGATAATTGGAGAAATAAACAATTGAACGAAGCTAAAGACAAAATatggagtgagataaag AGGTGTTTCGACATCGAAGAAAACAGAAGAGATCATTGTCTCAAATTGGCCGGAAAGTTACTAAGAGGGTTTAGAACCTTTTTATCAACCACCTTTCTTAGGGATACGGAAGGTACTTTTGTTGATGCAGAGCTTCCATCTAAATATGCAAGTTTGATTTCACCTAAAGAATGGGAAACGTTTAAATCCAAACGAAAAACCCAAGAATTTAAGAGTGTAAGTGAAACAAACCGGCAAAGAGCATCAAGTCCGGCGTATCCCTATAGAAAAGGGCGTGTTGGATATGGACGCTTAGAGCAGTCTATA TTAACAAAGGAGAATAGTTCTGAAACATCTCTTCCggcacatgttttgtggaaggaagcccgtgtcGGTAAGGATGGAAAGATTAAAGAAGACGTTCAACAAATATTTGAGAAATGT GAGACTCTATCTCAATCTATAGTTCCATATGAAGACACTGATTGCAGGAGCATACTGAGTCGAGCATTAGATGTTCCcgagtattctggtcgggtgaggggcAAGGGATTTGGGATCACTCAAAAATCCTTGaatattaaaaaacaaaagaCTCCTAGCAATAAAGAACTGCAGCAAACTTTGGAAGCATTAAAAGCTGAAGTTCTTGAATTAAGAAAGGAAAGAGAAAGAGATCGAGCAGCGGGTTTTAAAGATACTAGTGACAAAGATAGTATCAATTGTAATTTTCAACCGACTATTCCAGAG ggcatttcaccttgtcacCTCTACTTAGCGAGACCGACttatcggatggttggcaaggggAAAGTTCATAACAATTTGGGTGAATTACTTCACACTAAACCGCTCCCTACTGGATCTTTGAAAGTCTCGGTTGATATTGCTTTGGAGAAGGATGCGTTATTACCACATCCTGACGATGTTTCGGATGCAACTTTATTGGGAGATGCCATAGGTTcatttgttgcatggccgacagACCTCATTAtcgtaggatatgag actcccacaaaatccaaagCAAAAGATAAGGGGATTGCGCGGgaaatcgagtcagttgcatcgCAAAAAGAG ATTCCTGTTGCTAAGAAGACTGAAATTTCCAAGAGGACCGGGGCTAAAAAGAAAAATCCTTCCAAGTATAGAGCGTGCCTCCATACATATTTAGAAACGACAGATATTTCGGATGGATGTGTTCGTTTAATACCTATGGATGGAGCTATTTTTGGTTTTGAGTATGCCGAGCCATTGGGTAAAGAggattttgatcaaattttgtATCATACGTAA